Within Styela clava chromosome 8, kaStyClav1.hap1.2, whole genome shotgun sequence, the genomic segment CACCATACAAATATTATACAATACAtgtgattatatttttaatcttaAAGCCATGCATTTATTGCGTTTATGCAATGTTtgattttttagtttttaacCTTAGCGCGCTGACATAAACTTTCATTGTCAGTTACAAAAGTCCTTCTGCATTAAAATTAGctataatatttcaatatcttTATCATACATTTTCAATTCAGAATCGTCAATTATTAGTTGCTTTGCATAATTTGATGGATGCAGGATCTCAAACTCTGTCATGTACTCTCTCTTGGTGCATGATTGCCTTGCTGAAGTAtccgaaatattacaaaataattcgAGATGAAGTCGATTCTGTCGTGGGTTAGTTTTACATTGTGTATACGTCATATTCTTGAACATTGCGCTGAATTGATTAAAATTATACGTCATAATTATAttcgaaattgaaaatgaagaatCATTCTCAAAATTACACCAATGCATCTTATCACAAGACTAGTACAGATTAAATGCGCTTTTTCGAATAgccatttttatatttgaaaaaaatgcttaCCCTTTAGTTTTTCTTTTCACTCTTATTGGAACACTATCTCTATAAAATTTTGGTTAAAATAGCAATGTATTTTGGTAAGgcatttttactttttatagGTTGTGACAGAAAAGTTTCGTTATCCGATCGTAAAAACATGCCGCAAACTTTAGCATTTTATCATGAATTGATGCGTCGATGTACCCTGGTCAAAAATTCTCTAACCCAAACTCTTGAAGATGGAGTGGTTGTCAATGGAtacagattaccaaaaaatactccggtaaaattggaaaaattaaaatccaagttgaaatttttactacctcaatatatataaatgaattttcCAGAAAAATCCGCCGCGAAAAGCTGCGATAAGAAAGATCGAGCAAAACAGttctatattttaaattaaatacagttTTGTATTCTCCGCTCAGAATATTAATGTTGTTTTCATGTTACTTAAGGAATCAAAATTATCGTGTTAGACAGCTTATCTTGTTATGCATGCAAAAGACACATTTAACTTTTTCTATGTTTTTAAACAGATCCAATCAGTTACGTGGGCAGTTCATAATGATCCGAAGTGTTTTCCTGATCCAGACAAATTTTACCCGGAAAGATTTATCAATCCAGAGGATGGATCCTtccaaaaatcaaaatattggaTACCATTCAGCATAGGTAAACGTAATTGTCTCGGAGATCAATTAGCACAAATGGAGCTCTTCATTTTGCTGGTTACgctgattcaaaattttgacatcTCGGTGAAAGATGGCACAATGATTCCTTCTTTGGATGATGGCATAGAGGGCATTGTCTTTAGCCCTTCACCATTGGACCTGATAATGACTGACAGAGAGTAATTGGGTCGTTGAAATCACTGTTATATACCtataattatatttcaataattattaCTGTTGAATGAGGATAGAAATCACAACACCTTTGTCATGTCTGTTGTACAATGTCGGACCTATCGGAAAGAGCAAACTCTGAgaaatcatttcaaaaatggAAAAGGGGCGATTTATCATATACAATAATTTATGGGGCAACCTGGCACACTGTATTTTGCgtgaataatatttcaatttcattgtcaaaataatatgattattatcaattttattttcgaaataatatGAATGTGTGAACCAGTCGAACATATCGCAGCTTCTTTGTTTTGTGGTTTGGATACTTCCATTGCGACTCCAGGAACATTCAAGGATAAGGATCATTTGGGTTAGACAACTGTTTAAAAATCCTTCATTCAAGTGACCGAATATATGTTAGTAAACAAACAGCATGTTGAGAAGTTTGGAATGTCTGCAGCTGCGAATTTATTAATATGCGCACTGTAAAGTCGTTTGATAGTCTATATCACCCTTTTCGGCTCCGTGTTATATTTTGGTATTTGCAATACTAAATTAAAGATtacaaaaatgacaaaactATCTCTTGTATAACATTTGTCACATTGGAATTCCAAACTATATCCTGGTATTGACACGTACATTATATTTCGCTTCGTTGTttatgatttattaattttttcgcaTCAAATGTTTGTGAGGTATATAGCGGTACGGAATCTCTCTAGTCTATCCGAGTCTTTACGACTTGTGTGCGTTGCCTCAAGGCTTGATGCAGAATGTGAACAAGGCTGGTGCAGCCGCAAACGCACTATATGTATTGTCGTGATATGTATGttatgatttattaattttttcgcaTCAAATGTTTGTGAGATATATAAGTACGGAATCTCTCTCGTCTATCCGAGTATTTACGACTTGTGTGCGTTGCCTCAAGGCTTTATGCAGAATGTGAACAAGGCTGGTGCATCCGCAAACGCACTTATATGTATTGTCAAAAGACGTGTAGAATATCAACAAACGCTGACAAAACGTCAGATAGAGTGCATGAGTTTACTAGATTCGGAGATTTGTTTATAATTAACCAAGCATGGCTAGAATTAGATTTTTATGTACAAAAGAAGTTGTATCGTCTGTCGCAACACTCAATAGCAACCCTAGTCCTTCAGCTATTGAACTATGCGAATTTGGATGCGAAGTTgaatatattcagatatttgcCTTTTACTTCACAATACTGTAACGTTTtcttcaatatatacaataaatgtaaattatgCAGTTGGTATAGGATACGGTATgataaaatcggaataaaaatcaaaataaaaaaaaagaatttcctGATTGCAGTGGAGAAAGATGATTATTCTCACTGGTGCATTGTTGATTGTTTTAACAACGAGTTTGTTCCTGCTTTGGTATAGAAGAGACAGTCGATTGCCACCAGGTCCCAGAGGTATACCGATACTTGGTATACTTCCTTTTTTGGGCTCTAATCCAACGAAGAAGTTGACGGAATGGACTAATGAATACCACGGGGCATGCACCATGCGAATTGGAAGAACGGACACTGTAGTACTCGCAAATTACGGGAGTATTTATGACGTAAGTATTGCAGTACCGGTATTGTAGGATCTTAATTGTAGAAAGCCCCTGCCAGATCCATATTGTACACTCACGTTTTATACTACAGCTTTCGGTGGGACATACTGACATATGCAACACGAATTCAGCTGAACAAACAAATGTCTGTTTGTTCCTATATTTTAGATTTGATTAGcgatattttctttttcttatatGTTGGCAAGTAAACTTGATAGAAAGGCAAGAATTGCACATAGCAACTCTTCCAGCCGTCTAATCCGCCTCGACCTGATTTTACGAATTATATCAATAACCGGGAGTTTAGATGTACTAATCTGCACCCTGGCCACGTGTCAGGAACCTTATGTGCAAACTTTACTATACCGACATATCTTAATCACCAAAAATGAAACATTCTATTGCGACTTAAAAAGCTACATTCTGTTATTCTAATGTTCTGCTGAAGTGACAGTATTGTTGTCGAATTTGAGCTGCTAGTTTATTGATCAGGCTAACGCTATAATGTTTAGCTGTTTCCGCATTTTAGCACCAATGAATACAATATGATGTGTTCTAatgtaatgaaatatttgaaaacatgaTCGCCAATGAAAATTGTAATCTGCTTCTATGGTGtataaatatttgcaaaatataaaactcCAACCATGCTAAAAGTCTGGCAAATATCTTTACGTTGGTGTGAAATACCTCTAGGAATTCAACGATTTTGAAATATATGGGATATTTTCATAATCATGTGTCTGTGTTTAGCACGGAGCCTTAATTTTGTGTGTTGAGAAAACCAACTTGACTGGGGAATATGAAGATgtctatatattttttgcattcaCTCAATTCACTATCAAATTTCAGGTGTTAATACGCCAAGCTGCCAAAATGGGTGCTCGAGCAGATCTTACCGTTCCCGATGCAGCCAACAAAGGAATTGGTATCGTCTTTGCCACTCCAAAAATTTCGGAAATTCATAGACCTTTTACACTACAAACTTTTAGAAggttatatatgtttaaataCAATCAtggaatttttgattttcaacgATAAAACTCTGAACTGAACGGAACAAGttttaatatcaaatttgaaataacgATTAAGtattcagaaaatatatattggGTACACCACTGCAATACTGAACTGAGCATTTTCCCTCGCCTACCTTCGGTTATATATACGTTTTTTTGTCTGCAGAGAAATTTTCCTCTCAACGACTTTTTCGTTTAGGATCCAAGTTCAGACGCAAATGGTGTTCATAATTTTTATAGCAGTACATACATTTGTAGGGACAATCATATTACGGTAAGTTGATTGAGTTTCTGTTATTTGGGCAAAACCAGTATTATTAGGTGTAAATGGGGTTTAACTCAGATTCTTTGTATTAGGACAAAACGAGTAACAATTCTTAGTTGTTGTGCGTCATTCGCGCCGCAGGCCATAGCCCGaggacaaaatattttgtttcggTCGTACCATCAAGGTTAGATCTCCTGCCATGCTTGATAGTAAATTAACTCAGTTAACCGGTAACTCAATGTCACGGTGTGTATAAAAAAAAGACAAGGTGAGTTTCAAGGCAGAAAGTAACAGTATTTATGCGTAAGATACTGGAGAATTGTGACGATCAAGTTGGCAATAAAATATCGATTGTGTGCTGGTGAATTGTAATATCTTTGCATTCGTTGTAGGGAGTGAATATCACGCAATCTCAGAAAGAGGGTGCAATAGAGATCAAGCTAAGGATTGGACCGCTCCCATCTGCCTTTACAACAAAACGTTCAATAATACATAGTATGATGACATTGAATATATGATTTTGCagtaaaatcgtgaacaatatatttcgaccgaaaactaattctgaatttatcattgtcaacgTTTCATAAttagcaatcttggtacttcaattatttttcacatttattggatCCTTACCAATACAATTagtgatattattttgaataaaacgcCACAGAAGATAAacttgcgatgacgtaatcatttttgaaaaaatttacattataaagatgatttgtacctgagatgtcggTTAACGGTTAGAATAAATCGTAACcattaaccatctaaaatcggtcaACCgtttaaccattcccagccctagttatgACCAACTCGTTTTGTCCTAATTCAAAGAAGCTGAGTTAAACCCGATTCACACTTAATAATACTAGTTTTGTCGGAATTACCGAAACTCAATCAACCTAGTATGATTGTCCCTACACATTTGATTGCTAATATATTCGTTTTCTTCGCAGATTGGGAGTGGGTAAAAATACCATGGAAGCCAGAATACAACAAGAAGCATCATATttggttaaagctatacaagaTAAAGAGGAAAATCCGTTCGATCCCAGTGTatatcataatttttatttgtcattattaACTATAATGATTTGGTATTTTGAACAACTTACTCCAAAAGATGATATcaacgtttgaatttttttttattgtataacCTGCTAGCTGTGTACTGCATAAGCATGTTTATGAGTCTAATGGCCTTCAGTGCACTACTACCTACTGTTAAGTTTACTACAGAATCCCCAGATATCTTTCTTCGGGCGAGTTGTTAATAAACATATGAAATTCCGTTTTGATATGATTTGTTAGAatggaaaaacaatttttgtgaTTCGTTTCAAAGAATTGACTATAAGACGAAACTGACGcataaaaataaagcagtaTTTTCGATTATATGTATGATAGACTTATTCTAACATGATGTCATTTACATATATTCAAATAAGCGAAATCAGTGAATGGTTTAGTTGCAATGATTGAGACAAGCGTTCTGATAGGAGCCGCCacatttatgttttattttgttttagcgATTATTTTTGTACGCTGCATTCGACATATCATGTTTAATTACGATGGGAGAGAGATATTCATACGATGATAAAATACTGGAACATATGGGATCTAAACTAGTAGGTGGGTGAGCGAAATAGAAATTAATTCTTACAGAACGACACACAGATTTTCGCAGTAAATATTAAAGTACTATATTCCTATACCTCAGAAGGAATCATTAACTCAAAAGTATCCGTACAACATCTGCTTACCAAAATCTCTCTTATAAAAACTCTGCTTCCAcattattctatttttaattttccaatttttttgtcaCAGACTGCGAGAAAATGGAATatatgttttactaattggctCATCAAAGTATCTACCACATTTTGCTCCATTCAAAGCTGTAATGAAAAGATATTTAGATGACTTCAATAACGTTGTTGGTAAGatatacaaataataatttaattattataaaaatagtaTCAAATTATAGTCACTTACTATTACTCTTCctttggaaattgaaaaaaaaatctcattaaaaatacaaaatggcaATATTTCACGTATTGATTAGCTCAGGATTCAAATGAGTAACTTAGTCAATGTTGTTTCAACGTTTCGTCTGTATAACGAGTTCATCATGTTGTTTTAAGGTTCCATTGGCAAAATTCGATACTATTTTGATGCTgattttacaataatttatttaatttaacttATAGGAAAATAAATCACGTTTTCACAGTACCATCGCATTGATATTTGGTAACAGTTGAAAATATCCCAAATGCTGCTGAGGTACAAGTTGAAATTTCCATTAATTTTACTTGTTCTAATAAACATTCCaagatttcttcaaaacgaAAGTAAAAGAACACGAAACCACTTACGACGAAAACGAAATGCGAGATTATATCGACATGTTTTTGGAAgaaatgaaaaagcaaaatcCTGATCCAACGTTTCATGTGAGAaaatatttggaacaattgatGAATTTAATAATGTATGAAAGTTAGTTGATACATACCTccaattttaatattgtatcaTCGTTGTTTGAGTGTTTGCACTTATGCAATGATGTCATTTTTGTAAAGCAGATTACTGTTTCAACACTTGTTTTGTGTCGAGAAGCTTCAAAAATCTCAACTTTCTGGACATCAAATCATTTGACAATTTATTTTAGTTGCCATACGGCCCATACCATGTCTGTTCTTTCCGGTTTCGATTTTACTCAACTCAGGCAAACTTCGTGCACGTTCTGGTCAGCCAAGAATCTTACTGCAGCAGATTGACCCAGATTATAGTTCAGTCACTTGATAATTTCGTGTGTTTTACGATTTATTAT encodes:
- the LOC120346080 gene encoding cytochrome P450 2C30-like; this encodes MYDVHIRQASKMGARPRLGVFETANKGIGIIFATPKVSEIHRNFTLQALRRLGLGKNTMEDRIQQESTCLIEAIQSKSGKPFNPGRLFLYAAFNISCLNTMGERYPYDDKILEQMGSGLVDGLRENGLHIFLISMCKYLKYFVPFKTARKRYVHDFNDLLKFFTEKVTEHENTYDENEMRDYIDIFMEEMKKKNHDPTFHNRQLLVALHNLMDAGSQTLSCTLSWCMIALLKYPKYYKIIRDEVDSVVGCDRKVSLSDRKNMPQTLAFYHELMRRCTLVKNSLTQTLEDGVVVNGYRLPKNTPIQSVTWAVHNDPKCFPDPDKFYPERFINPEDGSFQKSKYWIPFSIGKRNCLGDQLAQMELFILLVTLIQNFDISVKDGTMIPSLDDGIEGIVFSPSPLDLIMTDRE
- the LOC120346076 gene encoding cytochrome P450 2C23-like isoform X1, producing the protein MIILTGALLIVLTTSLFLLWYRRDSRLPPGPRGIPILGILPFLGSNPTKKLTEWTNEYHGACTMRIGRTDTVVLANYGSIYDVLIRQAAKMGARADLTVPDAANKGIGIVFATPKISEIHRPFTLQTFRRLGVGKNTMEARIQQEASYLVKAIQDKEENPFDPSRLFLYAAFDISCLITMGERYSYDDKILEHMGSKLVGGLRENGIYVLLIGSSKYLPHFAPFKAVMKRYLDDFNNVVDFFKTKVKEHETTYDENEMRDYIDMFLEEMKKQNPDPTFHKDQLLIALHNIMEAGSQTLSCTLSWCMIALLKYPKYYHILRNEIDFVVGCDRKVSLADRKNMPRTLAFYHELMRRCTLVKTCLRQTVEDGVVVNGYKLPKDTQIRVLPSAVHNDPKCFPDPEKFCPERFIDPEDGSFQKSKYWMPFSIGKRDCIGEQLAQMELFILLVTVIQNFDISVRDDTKIPSLDDGIEGVVFTPPPLDLVFVRRE